The sequence CGGACGTTCAGTGGCACGATAGCTGCAAGATTCTCGCATATCGCTTCGTCGCCCCGGTCTGTCGACGAGATTGATCCGTAACCGAAGACTGTTGTGAGAATAACCCGAAGCACGTGTTGACGGGAGGCGAGCACACCGCCTCAAAACTGGGCGAAGCCACCGTACCATCAGCGTGGAACTGTGCTGGTCGACGCTACCACCCTCGGCCAGCCGACCCGTCAACCACCACCGACTCATCGGGCCTCCCGTCCACTTCGTCGACTGCTTCTGGAAATCGATTCCGCCTGAAACTCCGATCACCGGGCCGCCAGACCAGTCTCCAGGAGACCCGGGAGACGCCACCGGAATCTGGTGCAACAACTTCCGTCGGTTCTTACCGGAACCGCTCGAACGTGCCTCGAATGGCACAATATTTCTTGTCGCTCGAATCCTTAATATCGGAGGGTTCGAACCTGTGCTCGTATGGTCGAAGCCATTTCGGCAGCCGACTTGCGGGACCGTATCGAAGCCGACGCACTCGACGTGCTCTTCGACACGCGAGCACCGGACGATTTCGACGACTGGCACATTGCAGACGCAGAGAACGTCGAGTATTCCGGCTCCGACGACGAACTCGTCGGTGACTTCCATCCCGAAGAGTACGACCCGGACGACGAAATCGTCGTGACGTGTGCGACCGGCAACTCGGCCGGTGCTTTCGCCGAGTACCTCTCCGAGGTCGAGGGCTACGAGAACGTCGCCTACGTCGACGGTGGCATGGAAGACTGGAGCCTCGTCTACGACGTCGTTCCGATCGCGACCGAACGCGACGACCTCGAGATCCTCCAGCTCCAGCGTCGTGCGAAAGGGTGTCTTGGCTATCTGATCGGCTCGAAACGCACCGGCAAGGCCGCACTCGTCGACGTCACCCGCGCGACGCGAGCCTTCGAGGGTGCTGCCGCAGAGCGCGGCTACGAGATCGCTCGCGTCTTCGACACGCACATTCACGCAGATCACATCTCTGCGGGCCGAATGCTCGCCGAGAAGTACGACGTGCCCTACCACCTCGGCGAGCCCGCCAACACACGCGATCCCCAGTTCGAATTCGACGGCCTCGAGCCGAACGAGACGGTGCTGGTCGGTGACGTCGCCATCAAGGCCGTTCATACGCCGGGTCACACCACGGGGATGACCTCCTACCTCGTCGAGGACGAGGCACTGCTGACCGGCGATACCCTGTTCGTCGAATCGATCGGTCGAACCGAACTGCAGTTCGCCGGCGAGGACGCCAAAGCTGGTGCTCGCGTCCAGTACGAGACGCTCCACCACAAGATCGGGACCCTGCCGGACCACGTCAAGATCCTCCCCGGGCACTTTTCGCTGACCAACTGCGGCGAATACATCGACGTCCAGCCCGGCGCACCGATGTTCTCGACCGTCGGCGAGATCTGGGCGAAAAACGAGATCATCCAGCTCGAGGAAGACGAGTTCGTCGAGCACATGTTCGACAACCTGCCCTCGAAGCCGCCGAACTACGAGAAGGTCATCGAGACGAACCTCGGGGTTTACGAGCCGGAGGGCGAAGACGAGCGCAACGAACTCGAGCTCGGACCCAACCGGTGTGCTGCCACCGAAGATAGCGCCGTCGCGGACGACTGAAACGAGGACAACTCCCAACGCACATGCTCGGAATCGAAGGTGGACTGCTCGGCGCGTTCGCAGTCGTCGGGTTCATCACCCTCCAGGCGGTCGTCCTCTACGTCGCCTACGGCTGGCTCGAGTCGCTCGTCCAGAAGGCTGTTGCACGGTACCAGCAGGTGAACTAGTCGATGGAACTCGTAGGGCTCAGCCTGCCGCTGCTGGCGCTGTTCGTGAGCTTCGGCTTCATGGTCGGCGTCCTGTTCGGCTTCTTCGGGATGGGTGGCTCGTTCCTGATCACGCCCACCCTGTTGATCCTCGATTATCCCGCGTCGGTCGCGATCGGCTGCGGGCTGGCGTTTTACTTCGGCACGTCGGTCATCGCCGTGATGAAACACTACGACGTCGGGCAGGTCGACTACAAACTCGGCGCGGTGTTGTTCGTCGTGCTCTCGATCGGCATCGAACTCGGGAGCCGGCTCGTCTTCGCTCTCGAGGCGCTGGGGATCGCCAACCTCGTCACGGGGGTCGCCTACGTCGTCCTGCTGGCGGGGATCGGTGCGCTCTTCCTCCGCCGGGCGTACAACCTCGAGGACGAGGATGCGGACGACGACGTCGACGACGAGGAGATTCCAGCCGTCGGCCAGAAGATCCAGTCGTACACGATTCCCCCGATGATCACCCTCACGTCCGGCGGCCGGGCGTCGCTGTGGACGATTTCGGGAGCTGGTGGCGGCGTCGGTCTCGTTTCGGGACTGATCGGCGTCGGCGGCGGCTTCATGCGGATGCCCGCGATCTACTACCTGATCGGGACGCCGCTGACTGCCGCCGTCGGGACGAGCCTGTTCGCCGGGCTGTTCTCCGGCGCGTTCGGCACCTTCACCTACGGGGCCTCCGGC is a genomic window of Natrarchaeobaculum aegyptiacum containing:
- a CDS encoding DUF7512 family protein; translated protein: MLGIEGGLLGAFAVVGFITLQAVVLYVAYGWLESLVQKAVARYQQVN
- a CDS encoding MBL fold metallo-hydrolase, encoding MVEAISAADLRDRIEADALDVLFDTRAPDDFDDWHIADAENVEYSGSDDELVGDFHPEEYDPDDEIVVTCATGNSAGAFAEYLSEVEGYENVAYVDGGMEDWSLVYDVVPIATERDDLEILQLQRRAKGCLGYLIGSKRTGKAALVDVTRATRAFEGAAAERGYEIARVFDTHIHADHISAGRMLAEKYDVPYHLGEPANTRDPQFEFDGLEPNETVLVGDVAIKAVHTPGHTTGMTSYLVEDEALLTGDTLFVESIGRTELQFAGEDAKAGARVQYETLHHKIGTLPDHVKILPGHFSLTNCGEYIDVQPGAPMFSTVGEIWAKNEIIQLEEDEFVEHMFDNLPSKPPNYEKVIETNLGVYEPEGEDERNELELGPNRCAATEDSAVADD
- a CDS encoding sulfite exporter TauE/SafE family protein, producing MELVGLSLPLLALFVSFGFMVGVLFGFFGMGGSFLITPTLLILDYPASVAIGCGLAFYFGTSVIAVMKHYDVGQVDYKLGAVLFVVLSIGIELGSRLVFALEALGIANLVTGVAYVVLLAGIGALFLRRAYNLEDEDADDDVDDEEIPAVGQKIQSYTIPPMITLTSGGRASLWTISGAGGGVGLVSGLIGVGGGFMRMPAIYYLIGTPLTAAVGTSLFAGLFSGAFGTFTYGASGSVDLAVVGTLLVGSALGARIGSAATAIVEEDDVIVYFGIMMVLAAIGIALSELANWLGTDALDLVSVLLLVGSSFAVALMILYQVVQNTGSDGLSVQVSADGGD